The following coding sequences are from one Desulfosporosinus orientis DSM 765 window:
- a CDS encoding helix-turn-helix transcriptional regulator has translation MKNRVQELRKEKRITQEELAGLCNVTRQTIISLENGRYNPSIFLARKIAQIFHLTIEEVFLFEEDNHELR, from the coding sequence GTGAAAAACCGTGTTCAAGAATTGCGTAAAGAGAAACGCATCACCCAAGAAGAATTAGCCGGATTATGTAATGTCACTAGACAAACAATTATTTCTCTTGAAAATGGCCGTTATAACCCTTCCATTTTTCTTGCCCGCAAAATTGCTCAAATATTTCATTTGACAATTGAAGAGGTATTTCTTTTTGAGGAGGATAATCATGAACTACGCTAA
- a CDS encoding VanW family protein, whose amino-acid sequence MTFGKYYFTWHRYFRWFCNRSISYASQLSAKQLPNIAASHQTPLYRPLRNVDMWLQENKVTNLRLASERLNGLILKSGETFSFWRLVGKPTKRKGFLDGMVLTNGTFTFGVGGGLCQLSNLIYWMTLHTPLTVSERWRHTHDVFPDANRTQPFGSGATVVYNYVDLQIKNDTPYDYQLIIMIGDSDLKGEWRCQQPCPFKYEIYESEHLISQEWWGGYMRHNIIRRRAFDHDNNEIDNDFITENHAIMMYEPMLEESAKR is encoded by the coding sequence ATGACCTTTGGCAAATATTACTTTACATGGCATCGTTATTTTCGCTGGTTTTGTAACCGTTCAATTAGTTATGCTTCACAATTAAGCGCGAAGCAGCTTCCCAATATCGCAGCATCTCATCAAACCCCATTGTATCGACCGCTGCGTAATGTTGATATGTGGCTGCAAGAGAATAAAGTGACCAATCTCCGCTTAGCTTCAGAAAGACTAAACGGTTTAATACTAAAATCCGGAGAAACCTTTTCTTTTTGGCGTTTGGTTGGTAAACCTACAAAACGAAAAGGCTTTTTGGACGGTATGGTTTTAACTAATGGTACCTTTACATTCGGAGTGGGCGGTGGCCTATGCCAACTTTCGAACCTAATATATTGGATGACTCTTCATACACCGCTGACCGTATCAGAGCGCTGGCGACACACTCACGATGTCTTTCCAGATGCTAATCGGACTCAGCCATTCGGAAGCGGTGCAACGGTTGTTTATAATTATGTAGATTTACAGATCAAGAATGATACCCCATATGATTATCAACTAATTATCATGATTGGAGATTCAGACTTAAAGGGTGAGTGGCGATGCCAGCAGCCTTGTCCATTCAAATATGAGATTTACGAGAGTGAGCATTTAATAAGCCAGGAGTGGTGGGGAGGATATATGCGCCATAACATCATAAGACGCAGAGCGTTTGATCACGACAACAACGAAATTGACAACGATTTCATTACCGAGAATCATGCTATTATGATGTATGAGCCGATGTTAGAAGAGAGTGCAAAAAGATGA